A window of Trichoderma atroviride chromosome 3, complete sequence contains these coding sequences:
- a CDS encoding uncharacterized protein (EggNog:ENOG41~SECRETED:SignalP(1-18)), whose product MKTTATIICLVLPLFTSAAPGLEKREMCNVFNNDGPVHCRSSPSFSAKSVTTIGDGDAWDFSCYKSGDCYEGVCSWDYIPGLKCYINGFYTSDQCNSKNLRKC is encoded by the exons ATGAAGACTACTGCTACAATCATCTGTCTGGTCCTTCCTCTTTTCACCAGCGCGGCCCCAGGTctcgagaaaagagagatgtGCAATGTCTTCAACAACGATGGCCCTGTGCACTGCCGAAGCAGTCCGTCTTTTAGCGCTAAATCGGTTACCACAAtcggtgatggagatgcctgGGACTTTTCTTGTTATAAGTCAGGAGACTGCTATGAAGGAGTTTG CTCCTGGGATTACATCCCGGGATTGAAATGCTATATCAACGGATTCTACACTTCAGATCAATGCAACTCCA AAAATCTGCGCAAGTGTTGA
- a CDS encoding uncharacterized protein (EggNog:ENOG41~TransMembrane:2 (i21-41o61-85i)), which produces MRARPNGRPHDRAMSSTRIGGFAMTIPIISVAVGSMGYAAWRINWPALVQSFLTGPGRTSRLLLLFFIIFNWKTLPFAWTYRIIYAMLYHMVFRKSPKLGPRALFKPMISETKAPILEIDYNLHKSNSTYFADLDISRTHLCAYLLRPAIRSMSNNAKTRLVKDPRTGEPVKGNFAIALGSVMCSFKREISSFQSYELWSRVATWDRKWLYIITYFMPKGAARPTEWLDPRFRRVRTRDHKDATSGWQKKIHATAMSKYVFKVGRLTVHPATVLSDSGLLPQRPGGWVSGPNQVGDDTVDVSDINLADDGEWDWRRIEAQRREGMKLAAQFNALDGLHDSFDGGNYGAIARFGPG; this is translated from the exons ATGCGCGCAAGGCCAAACGGACGGCCTCACGACCGAGCCATGTCGTCCACCAGGATCGGCGGGTTCGCCATGACGATTCCCATCATCTCGGTGGCCGTCGGATCGATGGGCTACGCCGCCTGGCGCATCAACTGGCCGGCCTTGGTGCAGTCCTTTCTGACGGGACCCGGCCGGACAtcgcggctgctgctgctcttcttcatcatcttcaactggAAGACGCTCCCGTTTGCGTGGACC TATCGCATCATATACGCCATGCTCTACCACATGGTCTTCCGCAAATCACCAAAGCTCGGCCCCCGCGCGCTCTTCAAACCCATGATCTCCGAAACCAAAGCCCCTATTCTTGAAATCGACTACAACCTCCACAAATCCAACTCGACATACTTTGCCGACCTCGACATATCACGAACGCACCTCTGTGCCTATCTGCTGCGGCCAGCCATCCGCAGCATGTCCAACAACGCCAAGACAAGACTTGTCAAGGACCCCCGAACCGGCGAGCCTGTCAAGGGCAACTTTGCCATTGCGCTGGGCTCCGTCATGTGCAGCTTCAAGCGCGAAATCTCATCATTCCAGTCCTACGAGCTATGGAGTCGCGTCGCCACCTGGGACCGAAAGTGGCTGTACATCATCACATATTTTATGCCCAAGGGCGCCGCCAGACCAACCGAGTGGTTGGATCCACGATTCCGCCGCGTGAGGACAAGAGACCACAAGGACGCCACCAGTGgctggcagaagaagatccATGCCACAGCCATGAGCAAGTACGTCTTCAAGGTCGGCCGTCTTACTGTTCATCCCGCAACGGTGCTTTCCGACTCAGGCCTGCTGCCTCAACGACCCGGCGGCTGGGTTAGCGGTCCCAATCAAGTTGGCGACGACACTGTCGACGTGAGCGATATCAACCtggctgatgatggcgagtggGACTGGCGTCGCATTGAAGCCCAGCGCCGCGAAGGCATGAAGTTGGCAGCTCAGTTCAACGCCCTGGATGGACTTCACGATTCGTTTGACGGTGGCAACTACGGCGCCATTGCCAGATTCGGACCCGGCTAA
- a CDS encoding uncharacterized protein (EggNog:ENOG41) — MTQAAGAVVQLCESAGLIANTTTSDTTSTTGAASAATSKSDAGRFSRELGFAYAAVGVLVAVVVL; from the exons ATGACTC aggctgctggagctgtcgtGCAACTCTGCGAATCTGCCGGTCTCATCGCAAACACCACCACAAGTGACACGACTTCGACCACgggagcagcatcagcagcgacTAGCAAGTCCGACGCGGGACGATTCTCACGAGAGCTCGGATTCGCATACGCTGCCGTTGGCGTATTGGTGGCCGTGGTTGTTCTGTAA